In Anseongella ginsenosidimutans, one genomic interval encodes:
- a CDS encoding DUF6597 domain-containing transcriptional factor, with protein MNEKIDIRRFYRPIQPAVNQSADGVTYSEIWPDSKLQNLIYCYWQLKTTKKLSEQFNYRVVADGCIDIIFELGNPQENAVMGFCKEFKEFPLYNSFHYIGVRFLPSMFPQLFKINAIELSNRVEDLQLVVPHLSRFISNSFSDRLNTQEIKKLFDSFFLKQASQSKFDNDNRFYAAIEIVLYNFSAIDIEKDLNTGISPRQLRRLFEFYVGGTAKTFGNVVRFQNILKTNLSYESLQKTKAFLDAGYYDQSHFIKEFKKLYGITPSKAFDR; from the coding sequence TTGAACGAAAAGATAGACATAAGACGATTCTATAGACCTATTCAGCCTGCGGTAAATCAGTCGGCTGATGGTGTTACCTACTCCGAAATTTGGCCAGACAGCAAGCTCCAAAATTTAATCTATTGCTATTGGCAGCTAAAAACCACCAAAAAGCTTTCTGAACAATTTAATTACCGGGTGGTAGCAGACGGATGTATTGACATCATTTTTGAACTGGGCAATCCACAGGAAAATGCTGTAATGGGATTTTGCAAAGAATTTAAGGAATTCCCACTTTACAATTCTTTTCATTATATCGGCGTCCGGTTTTTGCCATCAATGTTTCCGCAATTGTTTAAAATAAATGCAATAGAATTGAGTAACCGGGTGGAGGATTTACAGTTGGTCGTTCCTCACCTTTCGCGGTTTATATCTAATAGCTTCAGCGATAGGCTTAATACGCAAGAAATAAAAAAATTATTTGACAGCTTCTTTCTCAAACAAGCTTCACAATCAAAATTTGACAACGATAACAGGTTTTACGCAGCGATAGAAATTGTACTGTACAATTTTAGTGCGATTGATATTGAAAAAGACTTGAATACAGGAATCAGTCCAAGACAACTTCGCAGGCTTTTTGAATTTTATGTTGGTGGCACCGCCAAAACATTCGGCAATGTGGTTCGCTTTCAAAATATCCTTAAAACAAATCTCTCCTACGAAAGCCTGCAGAAAACTAAGGCCTTTTTAGATGCAGGTTATTACGACCAGTCCCACTTTATTAAGGAGTTTAAAAAATTATATGGAATAACACCGAGCAAGGCCTTTGACAGGTGA
- a CDS encoding DUF6463 family protein, whose translation MKTIFDKSTTADLIIKSTTSEADGFNPKKHMKKWMGRAIILTGVVHLIYGITVYGTAWSEMFHNGLFNTVDGNPAHEAAFWFIFFGFLMVIQGGLIDGFENKKQPLPLFLGWSLLALSVAGAVMMPASGWWFLIVVAVGTICRQSNAENHHII comes from the coding sequence ATGAAAACAATCTTTGACAAATCCACAACAGCGGACTTGATAATAAAATCTACCACCAGCGAAGCAGATGGCTTTAATCCTAAGAAGCACATGAAAAAGTGGATGGGCAGAGCTATAATTCTCACAGGTGTAGTCCATTTGATTTATGGCATCACAGTTTACGGCACGGCGTGGTCCGAAATGTTCCATAATGGCCTTTTCAATACTGTTGATGGAAACCCTGCACACGAAGCTGCTTTTTGGTTTATCTTTTTTGGATTTCTCATGGTTATTCAAGGAGGTCTAATTGACGGATTTGAAAACAAAAAGCAGCCGCTACCCTTGTTCCTGGGATGGAGCCTTTTGGCATTATCTGTTGCCGGAGCAGTGATGATGCCCGCTTCCGGCTGGTGGTTCTTGATAGTTGTCGCTGTCGGAACCATTTGCCGGCAAAGTAACGCAGAAAACCATCATATAATATAA
- a CDS encoding DUF892 family protein, translating to MKDLNLQQLFLEQLKDFYGAEIQIAAFLPEMVIASTPGKLRTVLSGHLQMTQNQLSLLEKVFKNLNENPRGSAGPAVKGLLEEGKKVITGASEPNHVTDTALIIAARKVHHYEMASFGSLVALAGEIGDKEVADLLGSAESHSALSAAGL from the coding sequence ATGAAAGATTTAAACCTTCAGCAATTATTCCTGGAACAACTAAAGGACTTTTACGGAGCCGAGATCCAAATCGCCGCTTTCCTCCCTGAAATGGTAATCGCTTCAACGCCCGGAAAACTACGAACCGTCCTAAGCGGACACCTTCAGATGACCCAGAATCAGCTAAGTTTGCTGGAGAAAGTCTTCAAAAATTTAAACGAAAACCCTCGCGGGTCGGCGGGCCCCGCCGTAAAAGGTCTCCTGGAAGAAGGGAAAAAAGTGATAACCGGTGCTTCTGAGCCGAATCATGTTACCGACACCGCCCTTATTATTGCCGCCCGGAAAGTACATCACTACGAAATGGCTTCCTTCGGCAGCCTCGTAGCCCTGGCCGGTGAAATCGGCGACAAAGAAGTAGCCGACCTCCTCGGCAGCGCCGAATCGCATTCTGCCCTCTCAGCCGCAGGCCTTTAA
- a CDS encoding DUF421 domain-containing protein: MEQSEIVPFDWQRILMDQYPGGFLLEVVFRALVIFLVVMISLRITGKRGVKQLSLFELVFILTLGSAGGDVIFYEDVPLVPVIVTFAAIIGIYFVTVYFISRNEKIEKWMEGEPLCIIENGHFVMKYIERENFSPEEVCMELRIRSVEHIGQVKSAILETSGEMSVFFYPDEDVRPGMPTLPWERQAGRETEAGQFYACARCGNTEKAALSGKYKCVRCDCSFCMKALSGRRIG, from the coding sequence ATGGAACAATCTGAAATCGTACCTTTTGACTGGCAGCGCATATTAATGGATCAGTACCCGGGGGGCTTTTTGCTGGAAGTGGTGTTCCGGGCTCTGGTGATTTTTCTGGTGGTGATGATCTCCCTCCGCATTACGGGGAAAAGGGGGGTAAAACAGCTTTCGCTTTTCGAGCTGGTATTTATTTTGACGCTAGGGTCCGCGGGCGGCGATGTGATCTTTTATGAAGACGTACCGCTGGTACCGGTTATCGTCACGTTCGCCGCTATTATCGGGATTTACTTTGTGACGGTATATTTCATCTCGAGGAACGAGAAAATAGAGAAATGGATGGAGGGCGAGCCTTTATGTATTATTGAGAACGGTCATTTTGTAATGAAATATATAGAAAGGGAGAATTTCTCCCCGGAAGAGGTTTGCATGGAATTAAGGATCAGAAGCGTGGAACATATAGGGCAGGTAAAATCCGCTATTTTGGAGACCTCCGGTGAAATGAGCGTCTTTTTTTATCCGGATGAAGATGTGCGTCCGGGAATGCCTACCCTTCCCTGGGAACGCCAGGCGGGCAGGGAAACAGAAGCCGGACAATTTTATGCCTGTGCCCGGTGCGGGAATACCGAAAAAGCCGCCCTGAGCGGGAAATATAAATGTGTACGGTGTGATTGCTCGTTTTGTATGAAGGCGCTCTCCGGGAGAAGAATTGGTTAA
- a CDS encoding PepSY-associated TM helix domain-containing protein yields MSSGNPNKKGNNRLLWRIHHWAGLYTGILIGVLSLTGAIAVFIPEIDAFIKKVHYNAVSSPSATGRPEFSRSLSGLLQKYPDLKSLSVEIPEQVGEAGEINLFVPTEEGNHTLAFFVDMGNDRVLGSRIHQNSLANYMRQMHVRLYDGYWGRQLVGLGGVALTVLVVTGLLIYGNFMKRQAFPKIRKGRGQRIAWADWHKILGIGALAFNLVIALTGAWLGLQPVLMDWLNMKIPNAYSAEVVMEAGHDRELTVNWDQAFATAHQAFPELQISQASPSVNGSATITFRGSIRGTLYERRANVLVLSKKTLEPVYKYDVREQPAAHKFFYLQEALHFGDFGGLALKLLYAILGLVSGFLSISGFVVYLCRTRKKVPERSSLKITVVYCLVIILLLVIAALVSLFIGYAPAALGAAIFINGLLLALVLSALLNYLFKKFSKGKAAL; encoded by the coding sequence ATGAGTTCCGGCAACCCGAACAAAAAAGGGAACAACCGCCTGCTGTGGCGTATTCACCACTGGGCAGGCCTATATACCGGAATTCTGATCGGAGTGCTGAGCCTTACGGGCGCTATAGCCGTTTTTATCCCCGAAATTGACGCGTTTATAAAGAAAGTACATTATAACGCAGTTTCCTCACCTTCAGCAACTGGCCGGCCTGAATTCAGCCGCTCCCTGTCCGGCCTCTTGCAGAAATACCCGGATTTGAAATCACTTTCGGTTGAAATACCGGAACAGGTCGGGGAAGCGGGCGAAATAAATCTTTTTGTCCCCACCGAAGAAGGCAACCACACACTGGCCTTTTTCGTGGATATGGGAAATGATCGGGTTTTAGGGAGCCGGATACACCAAAACAGTTTAGCCAATTACATGCGGCAGATGCATGTACGCCTCTATGACGGTTACTGGGGCAGGCAACTGGTTGGGCTGGGTGGTGTTGCGCTTACCGTCCTGGTCGTTACGGGTTTGCTGATCTACGGGAATTTCATGAAAAGGCAGGCCTTTCCCAAAATCCGGAAGGGGAGGGGGCAGCGAATCGCCTGGGCTGACTGGCATAAGATACTGGGTATTGGCGCCCTCGCTTTTAACCTCGTGATCGCGCTTACCGGCGCCTGGCTGGGATTACAGCCGGTTTTAATGGACTGGCTGAATATGAAAATACCCAATGCCTATTCGGCGGAAGTGGTCATGGAGGCCGGTCACGACCGCGAGTTAACGGTTAACTGGGATCAGGCTTTTGCTACGGCGCACCAGGCCTTCCCCGAACTGCAGATTAGCCAGGCGAGCCCTTCGGTGAACGGATCGGCGACCATCACTTTCCGCGGAAGCATCAGGGGAACCCTGTACGAAAGAAGGGCGAATGTATTGGTGCTTTCCAAGAAAACGCTGGAGCCGGTTTATAAATACGATGTCAGGGAACAGCCCGCGGCGCATAAGTTCTTTTATCTCCAGGAAGCCCTCCATTTTGGCGATTTCGGCGGTCTTGCATTGAAATTGCTATATGCCATTCTGGGCCTGGTGAGTGGCTTCCTTTCCATCAGCGGATTTGTAGTTTATCTCTGCAGAACCCGGAAGAAGGTGCCCGAACGGTCTTCATTGAAAATAACCGTCGTGTACTGTCTTGTCATTATTCTGCTCCTGGTCATTGCCGCCCTGGTGAGCCTCTTTATTGGTTACGCGCCCGCCGCCCTGGGGGCCGCTATTTTTATTAACGGTTTGCTGCTGGCGCTGGTACTATCCGCGCTGCTGAACTATCTGTTCAAGAAATTTAGCAAAGGAAAGGCGGCATTATGA
- a CDS encoding sterol desaturase family protein encodes MKIHNKGQARLFKNPYLELLTKANPLIIWGMYLPAIAYLLWYSHDTLQFSLLKIFLLFTGAIFCWTLFEYIAHRYVFHWISDEPRMRRFAYVLHGNHHEYPRDRQRLFMPPVPSLLIVSVLFTLCYLAMRENAFVFFPGFVFGYLLYASMHYAIHAWAPPFKWMKPLWRNHHLHHYKNEELGFGVSSTLWDWVFQTRFDLKKEKEDPQKVRDLLFERKQKIS; translated from the coding sequence ATGAAAATTCACAATAAAGGGCAGGCGCGACTCTTTAAGAATCCTTACCTGGAATTGCTTACAAAAGCGAACCCGCTGATAATTTGGGGAATGTACTTACCGGCTATCGCATACCTGCTCTGGTACAGTCATGATACCCTTCAGTTTTCACTGCTAAAGATCTTTCTGCTCTTCACCGGGGCGATATTCTGCTGGACGCTTTTTGAATACATCGCGCACCGGTATGTTTTTCACTGGATAAGCGACGAACCCAGGATGCGGCGGTTTGCCTACGTGCTTCATGGCAATCATCACGAGTACCCGCGCGACAGGCAGCGGCTCTTTATGCCTCCTGTTCCCAGCCTGCTGATCGTTTCGGTCTTATTTACCCTGTGTTACCTGGCGATGCGGGAAAATGCCTTTGTGTTTTTTCCGGGCTTCGTTTTCGGCTATCTGCTTTATGCCAGCATGCATTATGCTATTCATGCATGGGCGCCTCCCTTCAAATGGATGAAGCCCCTTTGGCGAAACCATCACCTGCATCACTATAAAAACGAAGAACTCGGTTTCGGAGTAAGCTCCACCTTATGGGACTGGGTTTTTCAAACCCGTTTCGACCTGAAAAAGGAAAAAGAAGACCCGCAAAAGGTCAGGGATCTGCTTTTTGAACGAAAACAGAAAATTAGTTAA
- a CDS encoding AAA family ATPase translates to MLKYAMPNLYIIAGCNGAGKTTASYTLLPQILNCREFVNADSIAAGLSPFEPDGVAFEAGRIMLRRIRQLMNEREDFAFETTLSTRSYVSLVREAQGKGYIITLVYFWLRSFEQAMERVRIRVSKGGHHIPTDVIKRRYDRGIDNLFHLYIPACDYWLVVDNSGKEPDMVAEGETNLPEVIYNTDIWDIIKEQGRWP, encoded by the coding sequence ATGCTGAAGTACGCGATGCCGAATCTTTATATAATAGCAGGTTGTAACGGGGCTGGTAAAACTACCGCAAGCTATACGTTATTGCCACAGATCTTAAATTGCCGGGAATTTGTAAATGCCGACAGTATTGCTGCAGGGCTTTCTCCCTTCGAACCAGATGGAGTCGCTTTTGAAGCTGGCAGGATTATGCTGCGGCGGATTCGGCAGCTAATGAACGAAAGAGAGGATTTTGCTTTCGAAACCACACTTTCAACCCGAAGCTATGTTTCTTTAGTAAGAGAGGCACAGGGAAAAGGCTATATAATTACTTTGGTCTATTTTTGGCTACGATCCTTTGAACAAGCAATGGAGCGCGTTAGGATCAGGGTAAGCAAAGGGGGACACCATATTCCGACGGACGTAATAAAACGTAGATACGACCGAGGGATTGACAATTTGTTTCACTTGTATATTCCTGCCTGCGATTACTGGTTGGTAGTTGATAATTCAGGCAAAGAGCCGGATATGGTGGCTGAAGGAGAAACAAATCTACCGGAAGTCATCTATAATACCGATATTTGGGATATCATCAAAGAACAAGGAAGATGGCCATAA
- a CDS encoding TonB-dependent receptor domain-containing protein: MNKYYFLLSAFLFALGGKAYGQDYSIRGTVIAASDQRPLSGVTISLSEERPGGVSEMKLRRVSGSEGEFSFSGLEPGAYLLTFSSLGYEETRVEAKVPQDEPLTVIMVESASQLQAVEIVGRKEQDYKNTSSFSGTKTETPVKYVPQAISYVTKEVIEDQQAFKVGEVLKNISGTNYFSYYNNDVSIRGFRAGNGLINGLRTATTSWSQALLPNVERIEVIKGPASALFANTDPGGTVNTVTKKPLDENRKSVAFATGSYNTYRVTGDFTGPMNESRTLLYRLNLAYQNAESFRVLQGGEDMVIAPSVSFIPNDRTQVNIDFVYSKTKSKLDRGQPIFAASAGTDLYSTPISFAIGKMNDFANELSLFTTASLRHKFTDKLTFNASYMKFLYEEDLLEHRTSNRYATDADGNELPTLMEMQTIRRMRKNYSDNITLYFVADLESGPVSHKLLVGYDYIQNLSPVGGSNYNANGYRNAANTASIGPYDPDRRNEFLIVDNMPVPNVPHFSLEDPDYSISEISGYFNVSSPQAVTKYFVNGIYIQDQIKWGKLQALLSLRQEYYTDILNYEEEDAEEVQQKALIPRIGLVYTPVEPVSIYATYAEGYQPQGAGVIGDPEIYGGPFDPLTSTMLEGGAKAEFFSANLAVNLAVYHIEQNNILINAGDAGNPELLRAIGQEQARGVELDVYGKVLPNLSLTANFSYNETKITESKDESEIGKLLPNAPKNQGGLWAKYTFTLPALKGIGIGAGANYVSERNTMDDNLQLPAYVVYDAALYYTVDKFKLSANLNNIFNKIHWVGGYNFRRLFPGTPRNFLVGVAYTF; this comes from the coding sequence ATGAACAAATATTACTTTTTGCTGTCTGCATTCTTGTTCGCCTTGGGCGGGAAGGCATACGGGCAGGACTATTCAATCAGGGGGACGGTTATCGCGGCCAGCGATCAACGGCCGCTTAGCGGGGTAACAATTTCACTTTCGGAAGAAAGGCCGGGCGGTGTATCCGAAATGAAACTGCGCCGGGTTTCCGGCAGCGAAGGGGAATTTTCGTTTTCAGGGCTTGAGCCGGGAGCCTACCTGCTGACTTTTTCTTCCCTGGGTTATGAAGAAACGCGGGTAGAAGCGAAGGTGCCTCAGGACGAACCGCTTACTGTCATTATGGTGGAAAGCGCCAGCCAGCTGCAGGCGGTTGAAATCGTGGGGCGGAAAGAACAGGACTACAAGAATACTTCCTCTTTTTCCGGCACAAAAACAGAGACGCCGGTTAAATACGTGCCTCAGGCGATCAGTTACGTGACCAAAGAAGTGATTGAGGATCAGCAGGCATTCAAGGTAGGTGAAGTGCTTAAAAATATCAGCGGAACCAACTATTTTTCTTACTACAACAATGATGTTTCCATTCGCGGGTTCCGGGCCGGTAACGGTTTGATCAACGGGCTCAGAACGGCTACCACGAGCTGGTCACAGGCCTTGCTTCCGAACGTGGAACGCATAGAAGTGATCAAAGGGCCGGCTTCGGCCTTGTTCGCCAATACCGATCCGGGCGGGACGGTAAATACGGTGACAAAAAAGCCCCTGGATGAAAACAGGAAATCCGTGGCTTTTGCTACGGGAAGTTATAATACCTATCGGGTGACGGGCGATTTTACGGGGCCCATGAACGAATCCCGCACACTCCTTTACCGCCTGAACCTGGCATACCAGAATGCGGAATCCTTCCGGGTACTGCAGGGCGGCGAAGACATGGTGATCGCGCCCTCTGTTTCTTTTATACCCAATGACCGCACCCAGGTTAATATTGATTTCGTTTACTCCAAAACCAAGTCAAAGCTGGACCGGGGCCAGCCGATTTTCGCTGCTTCGGCAGGTACCGATCTTTATTCGACTCCCATTTCCTTCGCCATTGGAAAAATGAACGACTTTGCCAACGAGCTTAGCCTTTTTACGACGGCTTCCCTTCGGCATAAATTCACTGACAAGCTAACCTTCAACGCTTCCTATATGAAATTTCTGTACGAGGAAGATCTGCTGGAACACCGGACGTCCAACCGGTATGCGACGGATGCCGATGGAAATGAATTGCCGACTTTGATGGAAATGCAAACGATCCGGCGGATGCGCAAGAATTACAGCGATAATATTACCCTTTATTTCGTAGCGGATCTTGAATCCGGACCGGTTAGCCATAAATTACTGGTGGGGTACGATTATATTCAGAATTTATCCCCGGTGGGGGGGTCAAACTACAACGCAAACGGGTATCGGAACGCGGCGAATACCGCTTCGATCGGGCCCTACGATCCTGACCGGCGGAACGAATTCCTGATCGTGGATAATATGCCGGTACCCAATGTGCCCCATTTTAGCCTGGAGGACCCGGATTATTCCATTTCCGAGATATCCGGCTATTTCAACGTTTCCAGCCCGCAGGCCGTCACCAAATATTTTGTCAACGGGATATATATCCAGGATCAGATCAAATGGGGAAAGCTGCAGGCTTTGCTAAGCCTCCGGCAGGAATATTATACGGATATCCTGAATTACGAGGAAGAAGATGCGGAAGAAGTTCAGCAGAAAGCGCTCATTCCGCGCATTGGCCTGGTGTACACGCCTGTGGAACCGGTAAGCATCTATGCAACTTACGCGGAAGGCTACCAGCCCCAGGGAGCCGGCGTGATCGGTGATCCGGAAATTTATGGCGGCCCCTTTGACCCCCTGACCAGCACCATGCTGGAGGGAGGCGCCAAAGCCGAATTCTTTTCGGCCAACCTGGCCGTGAACCTGGCAGTATATCATATTGAGCAGAATAATATTCTTATCAACGCCGGTGATGCCGGTAATCCTGAACTGTTAAGAGCGATCGGCCAGGAACAGGCAAGAGGGGTAGAGCTGGATGTCTATGGTAAAGTGCTTCCCAATCTGAGCCTCACAGCCAATTTTTCGTATAATGAAACCAAAATTACCGAAAGTAAGGACGAATCGGAAATTGGTAAACTGCTGCCGAACGCCCCGAAAAACCAGGGAGGTCTCTGGGCGAAATATACCTTTACCCTTCCGGCGCTGAAAGGCATTGGCATAGGAGCAGGTGCGAATTACGTGAGCGAGCGTAATACTATGGATGATAATCTTCAATTGCCCGCTTACGTGGTTTACGACGCTGCTTTATACTATACGGTTGATAAATTCAAATTGTCCGCTAACCTGAACAATATATTCAATAAAATTCACTGGGTAGGCGGTTATAATTTCCGGCGGCTGTTCCCGGGAACTCCCAGGAATTTCCTCGTAGGGGTGGCGTATACCTTTTAA
- a CDS encoding winged helix-turn-helix transcriptional regulator, which produces MRKENSTNTINEQFLFQVCELNSAISMVSGRWKCQIVFSISQGCNRFHLLKKKLPKISEQVLSRQLKELETHAILVKKEIPETVPVGIEYLLTNKGLDLVPILDGLCHWGKLYAGGKEISARLT; this is translated from the coding sequence ATGCGGAAAGAAAATTCCACCAATACGATCAATGAGCAATTTCTGTTTCAGGTGTGTGAGTTGAACTCAGCGATTTCAATGGTAAGCGGACGCTGGAAATGCCAAATCGTGTTTTCCATTTCGCAGGGATGTAACCGGTTTCATTTGCTGAAAAAGAAATTACCGAAGATTTCCGAACAAGTTTTAAGCAGACAGCTCAAGGAGTTGGAAACACATGCCATACTTGTCAAAAAAGAGATCCCCGAAACCGTTCCCGTTGGAATTGAATATTTATTGACCAATAAAGGCCTGGATTTGGTTCCGATTTTGGATGGTCTTTGCCATTGGGGAAAACTTTATGCAGGCGGCAAGGAAATTTCCGCTCGACTAACTTAG
- a CDS encoding DUF3037 domain-containing protein → MQENHLFEYAVIRVVPRVEREEFLNTGIILYCKDKKFLEATIELNRERLNAIGGYAAVQELEDHLLGFQKICRGEVSAGPIAKLDAASRFRWLTAARSTVVQTSKVHAGFSKDPLETLKRLHRELVQY, encoded by the coding sequence ATGCAAGAAAATCACTTATTTGAATACGCCGTTATCCGGGTAGTGCCGCGCGTAGAGCGGGAAGAATTTCTGAATACCGGAATTATCCTTTATTGCAAAGACAAGAAGTTCCTGGAAGCAACCATAGAACTGAACCGGGAACGTCTGAATGCCATTGGCGGTTATGCGGCTGTTCAGGAACTGGAAGATCATCTCCTGGGTTTTCAAAAGATCTGCAGGGGAGAAGTATCCGCCGGCCCGATAGCCAAGCTGGATGCAGCGTCCCGTTTCCGCTGGCTGACCGCCGCCCGCAGCACGGTAGTGCAAACCTCAAAAGTTCACGCCGGTTTTTCTAAAGACCCCCTGGAAACACTTAAACGCCTGCACAGAGAACTGGTACAGTATTAG
- a CDS encoding dihydrofolate reductase family protein, producing MIKISIYIAVSVNGMISNRRNVPDWLSPEYGQGFMEICQKTKAVIMGRTTYDIIAPDYLPLQQEGTTVVLTTDERAKSGNPTVIFTKDKPAEIAEMLAKKGHTEAVIIGGTVTMSAFINGELVDDIYFIMEPVLFGSGLPLLKNVEFESKLSLLAVTKLNNNTVQLHYKIQKEV from the coding sequence ATGATAAAAATCAGCATTTACATTGCAGTTTCCGTCAATGGGATGATCTCGAATCGGAGAAATGTTCCCGACTGGCTTTCCCCCGAATATGGCCAGGGTTTTATGGAAATATGTCAGAAAACGAAAGCAGTGATTATGGGCAGGACGACCTATGACATTATTGCCCCGGACTACCTGCCGCTCCAACAGGAGGGGACCACCGTGGTACTGACAACGGACGAACGGGCAAAGTCCGGCAATCCGACGGTAATCTTTACAAAAGACAAACCCGCTGAAATAGCGGAAATGCTTGCAAAAAAAGGCCATACCGAAGCCGTAATCATTGGGGGTACAGTGACCATGAGTGCATTCATCAATGGGGAGTTGGTGGATGATATTTATTTCATAATGGAACCCGTACTTTTCGGAAGCGGTTTACCGCTTTTAAAAAATGTGGAATTCGAATCCAAGCTCAGCCTGTTGGCAGTAACAAAGTTGAACAACAACACGGTTCAATTGCATTACAAAATCCAAAAGGAAGTTTAA
- a CDS encoding HipA family kinase has translation MQQSLQLRTVNVTRYVTPLREGGSLPAIAEADDDFLYVLKFRGAGQGVKALIAELIGGEIARILGMKVPELVFARLDPAFGRTEGDEEIQDLLKASTGLNLALHYLSGAITYDPAAAKPPGARLASGIVWLDAFLTNVDRTPRNTNMLTWHDELWLIDHGASLYFHHSWDDWEKQALRPFEKIRDHVLLSQASELEAVDDEFRSLLRPEVIRSVVSLIPAEWLSAQPEEASAEERRQVYADFLISRVENAGIFVKEAQDARKSLI, from the coding sequence ATGCAGCAATCGCTTCAACTCCGCACCGTAAACGTTACCCGGTATGTGACTCCCCTGAGAGAAGGAGGTTCGTTGCCGGCTATTGCCGAAGCGGATGATGATTTTTTATACGTACTTAAATTCCGGGGGGCAGGGCAAGGGGTAAAGGCCCTGATCGCCGAACTTATCGGCGGCGAGATTGCCCGTATTCTCGGCATGAAGGTACCCGAACTGGTTTTTGCCCGGCTGGATCCTGCGTTCGGACGGACGGAAGGCGACGAAGAGATACAGGACCTGCTGAAAGCCAGTACCGGGCTTAACCTGGCGCTCCATTATCTTTCCGGCGCCATTACTTATGATCCTGCAGCGGCAAAGCCTCCGGGCGCCAGGCTTGCTTCGGGCATTGTTTGGCTGGATGCATTTCTTACCAATGTAGACCGCACCCCGCGCAATACGAATATGCTTACCTGGCATGACGAATTATGGCTGATCGATCACGGCGCTTCTCTTTATTTTCACCACTCCTGGGATGACTGGGAGAAGCAAGCGCTTCGCCCTTTTGAAAAGATCCGGGATCATGTGCTGTTGTCCCAGGCTTCGGAGCTGGAAGCCGTGGATGATGAATTCCGGTCTCTTCTTCGCCCGGAAGTTATCAGGTCCGTTGTGTCGTTAATTCCCGCCGAATGGCTTTCGGCGCAGCCTGAAGAAGCTTCTGCCGAAGAGCGCCGCCAGGTATATGCTGATTTTTTGATCAGCCGGGTTGAAAATGCGGGTATTTTCGTGAAGGAGGCACAAGATGCAAGAAAATCACTTATTTGA